One Halarcobacter ebronensis genomic window carries:
- the mnmE gene encoding tRNA uridine-5-carboxymethylaminomethyl(34) synthesis GTPase MnmE, with protein sequence MLNEDTIVAIATANGIGSISIVRVSGTAALDIALKLSKRPHLTPRLATLSSIYNSKDEIIDEALLIYFKNPFSFTGEDIVEFQCHGGIAISNIIMSEVIKLGARLAQPGEFSKRAFLNGKIDLSKAEAIAKIIEARSEDAVKLLAKQLKGELTDFVNSIREDLLFMLAYTEVNIDYAEEDLPSDIFEQITNKLEKIKIKLEDTLSASRRREGLIEGFKVAIVGKPNVGKSSLLNRLLNFDRAIISDIAGTTRDTIEESVKIGTHIIKIVDTAGIRDAHDVIEKIGIEKSIKAVEEADIVIALFDNSKVCDREDEKILSLLKEYSNKEIIKVLNKSDLDNNFDKSKLEEFIQLSTKETINPLIFKLETLLDLNTHSDDMTLISTRQIDAVEQTLSHIEQSTSPLQTGELEFFAYHINEALLNISNITRPYENDEMLDVMFGAFCLGK encoded by the coding sequence TTGCTAAATGAAGATACAATTGTAGCAATTGCTACAGCAAACGGTATAGGTTCAATATCTATTGTAAGAGTAAGTGGAACTGCTGCTTTAGATATTGCTCTTAAACTCTCAAAAAGACCCCACTTAACTCCAAGATTAGCAACACTTAGCTCTATTTATAACTCTAAAGATGAAATAATAGATGAAGCTCTTTTAATCTATTTTAAAAATCCTTTCTCTTTTACAGGAGAAGATATTGTTGAATTTCAGTGTCATGGGGGTATTGCCATTTCAAATATAATTATGAGTGAAGTGATAAAACTTGGAGCAAGACTAGCTCAACCAGGAGAGTTTTCAAAAAGAGCTTTTTTAAATGGAAAAATAGATTTAAGTAAAGCAGAAGCAATAGCAAAAATAATAGAAGCTAGAAGTGAAGATGCTGTTAAACTATTAGCAAAACAGTTAAAAGGTGAATTAACTGATTTTGTAAATAGTATAAGAGAAGATTTGCTATTTATGCTTGCATATACTGAGGTAAATATTGATTATGCCGAAGAGGATTTGCCAAGTGATATTTTTGAACAAATTACTAATAAGTTAGAAAAAATAAAAATAAAACTAGAAGATACTTTAAGTGCAAGCAGAAGAAGAGAAGGACTTATTGAAGGTTTTAAAGTAGCAATTGTTGGAAAACCAAATGTAGGTAAATCTTCACTATTAAACAGACTTTTAAACTTTGATAGAGCCATTATCTCTGATATTGCAGGTACTACCAGAGATACAATAGAAGAGTCAGTAAAAATAGGAACTCATATTATTAAAATAGTGGATACTGCTGGAATTAGAGATGCACATGATGTAATAGAGAAAATTGGAATTGAGAAATCTATTAAAGCAGTAGAAGAAGCAGATATTGTAATAGCTTTGTTTGATAATAGCAAAGTTTGTGACAGAGAAGATGAAAAAATATTGTCTCTTCTAAAAGAGTATTCAAATAAAGAGATTATAAAAGTTTTAAATAAATCAGATTTAGATAATAATTTTGATAAAAGCAAATTAGAAGAGTTTATTCAATTAAGTACAAAAGAGACTATTAATCCTTTGATTTTTAAATTAGAGACACTTTTAGATTTAAATACTCATAGCGATGATATGACACTGATCTCAACCAGACAAATCGATGCAGTGGAACAAACACTCTCGCATATAGAACAATCAACATCTCCTCTTCAAACTGGAGAGTTGGAATTTTTTGCTTACCATATAAATGAAGCACTTCTAAATATTTCAAATATTACAAGACCATATGAAAATGATGAGATGTTAGATGTTATGTTTGGAGCCTTTTGTTTAGGGAAATAG